TGTCCATAATCCGCACTTTTATGTTTTCATTGCTGAATTTAGTGATCTCACATCTGCCAAGTTCTACTCCGGCGAAGTTACAAATCTCCTTTGCAAGTGGAATATTGGCATTGCCGGAGAAGATTTTAAGTTTTCCGCTCATCGAAAATTGCCCCGTCTATACTTGAAATTATTATTCCTGAAGCCCGCCGTTTTTACGAGCATCCCATTCAAACGCTATATCCATCATCGATTCTGACATGAGCCTGGGCTGATTTATCAGCTTGGGTTCAAAGTAAAAATCCCCCTCTGGAAGCTCAAGCATCTCAAAAATAGCCTCCCTGCCAGTCTCATTCCGGTAAAAGGCATCAACCACCTGCCCCTGTTTAAAGGTCAGATATCCTTTGCGCCTCCCACAGTAGATATGCAGGATACCCTCTCTTCTTCCGATCTCCAGAAACTGGATGGCATCAAGGAGATTAGTCTGCTTCAGATTTCCTGAAAAGACAAAACTGGTATTATACTGCCCTGTCACCATTTCAGGCTTTTTCCTGAGCCTTAAGATCAGGAAAAGCAGTATCCCTGTTATTGAGCCGGTTCCCAATCCTGCAGCAGATACCCAGATAAAGTCCAGATCCATAATTCCCCCTCTCAGGCGTTCTCCTGAGGGTAATTAATATAATCTTTTACACGGGAGATATTCTCAACACCTTTAATTTTCTGAAGCCGTCTGAAGATTTGCTTGAGTTGATTCAAGTTACGTATCTGGATAGTGAAAGTACTCCGTGCCTGCTGACCTATTGTCTTCATTACACCCTCAGAGACATTTGCTCCAAATTCAGAGAAGACCAGACTAATTTCATTTAGCAGACCGGACCTATCCTTAGCCTTTATCTCCAGAATCACACTGTATTTTTTCTGTTGCCCGTCATCCCATGATACTTCGATTTTACGTTCCTGATCTGCAGAAAACAACTCTACATTGCTGCAGTCACTCCTGTGAACAGAAATCCCCCTGCCCCGGGTCACAAAACCAATTATAGAATCACCTGGAATCGGATTGCAGCACTTTGCAAAACGCACCATCAAATCCTCGTTACCTCCAACCAGAATCCCCTGACTTCCTCGCCCGGTAAAGGTGTCCACAAGACGGGAGACCACGTTGGATGGTGATTTTTTGATTTTCCTGACCTGGAAATATTGCATTACTCTGCTTATAGGCAACTCTCCACTGCCTACCAGTTCGTAAAGGCGATCCAGATTGGAAAGTCCCAGGAACTGAAGGAGACCAGGGGTATGATCGTTAAAAGAAGTAGAGGAACGGAGCCGCTTATATGAAGCCTGTACGATTTTTTTGCCAAGTTCGATACTTTCCTGACGCCCGGTATTTTTAAGCCATCTGCGGATCGCACTCCTGGCCTTGGGAGTCTTTACCTCTCTCAGCCAATCAATTGAGGGCTTTTTAGAATTAAGGGTAAGGATTTCCACAGTCGAACCGCTCTTAAGAGTCTTGTTTATCGGTTCAATTTTCCCGTCGACCTTTGCACCAATGCAATGGATCCCAAGCTGTGTGTGCACGGAAAAGGCAAAATCCAGAACAGTGGCGCCTTTAGGA
This DNA window, taken from Fibrobacter sp., encodes the following:
- a CDS encoding DUF4388 domain-containing protein, giving the protein MDLDFIWVSAAGLGTGSITGILLFLILRLRKKPEMVTGQYNTSFVFSGNLKQTNLLDAIQFLEIGRREGILHIYCGRRKGYLTFKQGQVVDAFYRNETGREAIFEMLELPEGDFYFEPKLINQPRLMSESMMDIAFEWDARKNGGLQE